The Juglans regia cultivar Chandler chromosome 6, Walnut 2.0, whole genome shotgun sequence genome contains the following window.
CCCCATTCTTTCAATATTCTTCATTCTTCCTTCTCTAATGCATGCAAAATCTGTCATTGAACCATGTAGATCTTCAAACTCATGCACCTCTCTTCTCTCTTATATCTTACCCTTTGACTCCAAAATCTCAGAGATTGCATATCGATTCCAAGTAAATATTACTGATATCCTTGCCACAAACTCCATCACCCCAGCAATACCAACCCTTGGAAACAAAATTCTTCGAGCTAATTCCCTTGTGAAAATACCCATTTCGTGTCCCTGCGTGGATGGTATCAGACGGTCTCTGTCAACCGAATATATAGTTCGAGAAGCTGACACTGCAGATTCCATAGCAGATGGATATGGAGGGCTTGTTAGTGCTGAGCAAATTGGGATTGTGAATGGCATCAATGCGAAGAACCCTTTGTTGAGCAGGCAAAGCCTCGTGATACCATTGCCATGCACATGCTTCGACAACAGTAACAATGGGATCACCACAGTGTACATGTCGTATGTGGTGCGGAGAGGAGAGAGCTTGAGCAGCATTGGACTGGAATTCGGCGCCACTGTCATGGACTTGGAGGCCATCAATGGGCTCGGACAACCTGTGGTTGATCCTGGAGACATACTAGCTGTTCCAGTTCCAGGTCAgtacaacatatataaataattcacttGTGAACAGATTGGACTGACTAAATGTAGTTACTGCATTAAGGCTGCCAGAACAAGTTAATTAGGCGAATCAAACAACCTtgcagaagaaaaaaacaaaatcactcGTGTGACTTTTCCACACTTAAATTAATAACTTGGTTTAGCTTGTCACTTTGCTGATAGATACATAATGTAAAAAATAGACATATCTGGATCAATATCAATGTATCATGTCGAGTTCTTTTCCAAACTTGAAAACTTTAAATGCaagatagataaatacataaagtgagttacataatatttattgacaagaataatgctagatacaattatAGATCAGCATACAAATCCCGcgcaatctctttgaaaaaaaagtagagtctactattaaaaaattatttttatatggatttcaaatttacttatttttttaaaaatgaatgtgcaaaaCTTGCAAACctaagactgtaaatattatttatctattgaaaatttaatattcctCAAAAATTGATGAGCAACAACAAATTTTTATGGATCCTTTGGCTcgatttggattgagaaacgcTCTGAACCCacttcatctcatcattacaactttcacaaattcttacataaaatacaataaacaattcaactttttcaaattttaaaacaataataatattaaaaaataatattctaacaaaattttattcaatttttaactttcatctcatctcaactcactgttCAAACCTAACCATGCATATATTTGTGTAATCAATGGCAGGAAATGCAAAAGTTCTTATATTTATTGGTTGATTTGGTTTCTTAACATTGATGCATATATGAATGCAGCATGTTCTTCGGCGAATCTGAACTGGTACAATGAGAGCCTAATCGTGCCAAATGGTTCTTATGCTCTTACTGCCAACAACTGCATCAAATGCATCTGTGGAACAGACGACCTCAAGTGAGatattttttcatgatattttcttttattaatttctgATCATTCATTtacatgtatacatatatatatatatatatatatatatatatacatacatacatataggtTGACATCGATCTGCATGTGTTTATTAATTCTTGGTGAcccacacacacatgcacacatacAGCTTGCAGTGTTTTCCATCTGGCAACACAGCCCCATGCTCTCGTTTGCAGTGCAAAGGATCTACTCTTTTTATTGGGGATGCATATGTTCAGCACACTGTTGCTGGTAATTGTAATGTCACTACCTGCGTCTACCGTGGCCATACTGGCCGCAAAATTTTCCGAAGGTACGTAAATTACCTAAATTAATGTTTCTATAAGgtacatttaataattaaacagaaaatataaagttaGAATTCGAACTCAAGAtcgcctcgtttgtttttacaaccaTTCTTATctgatctaattattataacttttttcaaattctaaaatgaaaacaatattaaaaaaacatattctaacaatataattttattcaacttttaacttttatcttaactcatctcatttgatcatctgcaaaaacaaacgagacaaattaataacatattaaacattaatagctattcattttattttgattcatGTTTATAAACAAGCTGGTCATAATGCATACCTCATTTCTCCTGGATCTGCAGTTTGGCAAGTTCTTCTCAGTGCCCAGGTAAATAGCCTGCTGCATCAATATAGGATATATGAATCTGCATGCCAAACTTCTTTTAGGATTAGTTTTGATTAGACTCGATTTATCTGAAGTACTAGTACTGCTGTAACATAGAATAGTTTTTTGATGCAGATAAGCACAAGGCCGCATCCTCAACAATATCTGGATCTCCAATGTCATCCCGTGATCCGGTAGTCCCATTTATAAGTACAGTACcgtctccatctccatctccagcTTATTTTAATCCAAGTACTATTGGGACTGGTACTGCCTCTGGTCCTACGAGTTATATTTCTGGTGATGGTGGCCGATTGCTTGGCGAAGCTTCATGTTACAATTTATTGCTTCCAGCCCTTCTAGTACTTCATTATTTCACGTGGTAAATATATGGCATCTTCAATTACTTCCTAGTTGAAAGAAGCAAAAAACTCATTATTGCTtttgatttataataataaaaataataataataataatatttatgtcgAGTTATTTGCGacataaatgattatttatgataagaataaattatttttgacaaaaattaattatttttgtaagaaataacttgatacaaattatatacaattttcttatagtgttttatggacatgattatatatatatatatatatatatatttatatatataggccagAAAATTCATTGTTGGATTCGGTTTTTTGGATTGGGTTGAGAAGGATCCTTCTAGCTTTGCTTGTTAtcataatttatctcaatttatcttagttcataattataactttatcaaattttatataaaatataataaataatttaattttttaaaattttaaaataaaaataatattaaaaaatatattttaataatattttatttaattttcatctcaattcaatttatcaCATCTTAAAAATCAAACGAGTTCTAGACAACCCGGAGTCGTTTCGATCCAACACGATTAATAAGAggtcaaaataaattaactgaTCCTCTCTCTCTGATTACTACCATGAACGGACGTAAGCTTCCTTAGGATTCAGGATTCACTCTGTACGGATAAACTATTTCTTATGGAAACGGTCATGCATGGATgttgttttcaaaatgctttCTCAGATTTTGCAAGATGACAAAATTGTAAACAGTAACTTTTCATAAAGCTGCCAGCGGAAAAGAAGACAAACTTGCAGcttgtttgaatatttcataacTTTACTGTACACTTGATTTTTAACTTCCGTACAgttgattttataaatatttcataattatttaagaatattataaataaaatatatttttatttcatatttttttatataatttaattttaaaaactattatcatcttataatattattataaaaaaattggatatgtaatttataaattatatttatttatttataaataaaacaaaattattataaatactatACAATCAATTGTAAGACCCATATTTATTTCCTCTACaacaacttaaaacatctcatctctcTTCAATTTAAAtacacaatttttaaaaatcatctcaactcatcctATTTATCAATCCAAACAGAGCttaaattttttgttgattGATTGGCTTatgtaagatttaattttttttatgagtaattatactcatcattctAACTTCCATTATTCTtccatcattttatgatgtggtattagatgattgaaaagtatttattacatttcacttgtaaacatttaatttaatgccacatcatgagatgatgggAGGATAATGAGAGttggaatgatgaataaattttttctctttttattggCATCGGATGTCCGGTAATAACGTCCCGATTAATTTCACGGATTTATAAGCCTTCGGTAAGGAGTCTCatgatggcccctagagatgagatgaggtcaaatatgtgaatagtaatgaaataatttgtgaataataataaaatgattttgagttaaaatattttatgggaatttgaaaaataagagaaaaaattgaataaagatattacaaagttaaaatatttttgaaatatattttttaatattgtttttattttgatatttgaaaaaattaaattattttttttaattaaaaaattattatgatttgaaataaaaattaaa
Protein-coding sequences here:
- the LOC108997963 gene encoding lysM domain-containing GPI-anchored protein 1-like, whose amino-acid sequence is MSNLLQQLLLPLLLPILSIFFILPSLMHAKSVIEPCRSSNSCTSLLSYILPFDSKISEIAYRFQVNITDILATNSITPAIPTLGNKILRANSLVKIPISCPCVDGIRRSLSTEYIVREADTADSIADGYGGLVSAEQIGIVNGINAKNPLLSRQSLVIPLPCTCFDNSNNGITTVYMSYVVRRGESLSSIGLEFGATVMDLEAINGLGQPVVDPGDILAVPVPACSSANLNWYNESLIVPNGSYALTANNCIKCICGTDDLNLQCFPSGNTAPCSRLQCKGSTLFIGDAYVQHTVAGNCNVTTCVYRGHTGRKIFRSLASSSQCPDKHKAASSTISGSPMSSRDPVVPFISTVPSPSPSPAYFNPSTIGTGTASGPTSYISGDGGRLLGEASCYNLLLPALLVLHYFTW